A region of Subtercola boreus DNA encodes the following proteins:
- a CDS encoding CitMHS family transporter, producing MLVFLGFAMVIVFMVLIMTKRLTPAVALITVPTIFGLFAGAGLGIGDMVMDSLKDLAPTVALLMFAIIYFGLMIDVGLFDPLVRGIQKLAGGDPAKIVVGTAVLAGAVSLDGDGSTTFIITTAAMLPLYLKLGMSPVVLTCVAGLANGTLNIVPWGGPTARAAAALGVSPTDIFVPLVPSLIVGLLIVLAFAWFLGVGERNRLAAVAAYDGNGSKPAATPGSGLFGRARGLRGLAAFGGAQGGNGGGAGSGVGVTSTLTGTVKVLQDAPVNLTDTMLDPNRATLRPKLFWFNLALTGVVLVLLVLDLVPLAYVFMVGSAVALIVNFPKLKQQSDRIVAHASSIVAVISMVLAAAVLIGVLSGTGMVDAMATWLVSIIPSSIGGSLAVITGVLSIPMTFFMSNDAFYFGILPVLTESAANFGISPVEMARASVVGQPVHLQSPLVPAILLLVSLANVNLGDHHKKVLWRAVVVSLAMLFVGVLFAAIPWSA from the coding sequence ATGCTCGTCTTCCTCGGATTCGCCATGGTGATCGTCTTCATGGTGCTCATCATGACCAAACGGCTCACCCCAGCGGTCGCCCTCATCACCGTTCCCACCATCTTCGGCCTGTTCGCCGGCGCCGGCCTCGGTATCGGCGACATGGTGATGGACTCGCTCAAGGACCTCGCGCCTACCGTCGCGCTGCTGATGTTCGCCATCATCTACTTCGGGCTGATGATCGACGTCGGGCTCTTCGACCCGCTGGTGCGGGGCATCCAGAAGCTGGCCGGCGGCGACCCGGCCAAGATCGTCGTCGGCACGGCCGTGCTCGCCGGGGCCGTGTCGCTCGACGGCGACGGCTCGACGACCTTCATCATCACCACGGCGGCCATGCTGCCGCTCTACCTCAAGCTCGGCATGAGCCCCGTCGTGCTGACCTGCGTGGCGGGACTGGCGAACGGCACTCTGAACATCGTGCCGTGGGGAGGCCCGACCGCCCGCGCCGCAGCCGCGCTGGGCGTCTCGCCGACCGACATCTTCGTGCCGCTGGTGCCCTCCCTGATCGTCGGTCTGCTGATCGTGCTGGCGTTCGCCTGGTTCCTCGGCGTGGGGGAGCGCAACCGGCTCGCGGCGGTCGCGGCCTACGACGGCAACGGCAGCAAGCCTGCTGCCACACCCGGCAGCGGCCTCTTCGGCCGGGCCCGCGGGCTCCGGGGCCTCGCGGCGTTCGGCGGTGCGCAGGGCGGCAACGGCGGCGGCGCGGGCTCCGGCGTCGGCGTCACCTCCACCCTCACCGGTACCGTGAAGGTGCTGCAGGATGCCCCGGTGAACCTCACCGACACGATGCTCGACCCGAACCGAGCGACCCTCCGGCCGAAGCTGTTCTGGTTCAACCTCGCCCTGACCGGCGTCGTGCTGGTGCTCCTGGTGCTCGACCTGGTGCCCCTGGCCTACGTGTTCATGGTCGGCTCGGCCGTGGCCCTGATCGTCAACTTCCCGAAGCTGAAGCAGCAGTCCGACCGCATCGTCGCGCACGCCTCCAGCATCGTGGCCGTCATCTCGATGGTGCTGGCCGCTGCCGTGCTCATCGGCGTGCTGAGCGGAACCGGCATGGTCGACGCCATGGCCACCTGGCTCGTCTCGATCATCCCCTCCTCGATCGGCGGCTCGCTGGCCGTCATCACCGGCGTGCTCAGCATTCCGATGACCTTCTTCATGAGCAACGACGCGTTCTACTTCGGCATCCTGCCCGTGCTCACCGAGAGCGCCGCGAACTTCGGCATCTCGCCCGTCGAGATGGCCCGGGCATCCGTCGTCGGCCAGCCGGTGCACCTGCAGAGCCCGCTCGTGCCGGCCATCCTGCTGCTCGTCTCGCTCGCGAACGTGAACCTCGGCGACCACCACAAGAAGGTGCTCTGGCGGGCGGTCGTCGTGTCGCTGGCAATGCTGTTCGTCGGGGTGCTGTTCGCTGCGATCCCATGGTCGGCCTGA
- a CDS encoding MaoC/PaaZ C-terminal domain-containing protein, which translates to MTTPRGLTAEDLTIGERTDIGSYTPSMAEIIQFAEQWDPQLFHIDVEVAEAGYFGGIIGSGLHSLSIFQRLSVLNLYREWEVIAGRRIHDIQFTTPLRPGVTVQGSVTVEAVVATHPERALVTTRGELHTADGGSILTIVADSYVRRRQAAPAPLGR; encoded by the coding sequence GTGACCACGCCCCGCGGATTGACGGCAGAAGACCTCACCATCGGAGAACGCACGGACATCGGGAGCTACACCCCCTCGATGGCCGAGATCATCCAGTTCGCCGAGCAGTGGGATCCACAGCTCTTCCACATCGACGTCGAGGTCGCTGAGGCCGGTTACTTCGGCGGGATCATCGGCAGCGGACTCCACTCCCTGTCGATCTTCCAGCGGCTGTCTGTGCTGAACCTCTACCGGGAATGGGAGGTCATTGCCGGGCGGAGGATCCACGACATCCAGTTCACGACGCCCCTCCGCCCCGGTGTCACCGTGCAGGGATCCGTCACCGTCGAGGCCGTCGTCGCAACGCACCCCGAGCGCGCCCTGGTGACGACCCGGGGTGAGCTCCACACGGCTGACGGGGGCTCGATCCTCACGATCGTCGCCGACTCCTACGTCAGGCGCCGTCAGGCGGCGCCGGCACCACTGGGGCGTTGA